Proteins co-encoded in one Lynx canadensis isolate LIC74 chromosome C1, mLynCan4.pri.v2, whole genome shotgun sequence genomic window:
- the TRIM45 gene encoding tripartite motif-containing protein 45 isoform X1 — protein sequence MSENRKPLLGFVGKLPSGTALGNSGKTHCPLCMGLFKAPRLLPCLHTVCTTCLEQLEPYSVVDIRGGDSDTSSEGSIFQELKPPSLQPQIGILCPVCDTQVDLPMGGVKALTIDHLAMNDVMLESLRGEGQGLVCDLCSDREVEKRCQTCRANLCHFCCQAHRRQKKTTYHTVVDLKDLKGYSRIGKPILCPVHPAEELRLFCELCDRPVCRDCVVGEHREHPYDFASNVIHKHGDSVRELLRGTQPHVEALEEALAQITEMNSALQKRVEAVAADVRTFSEGYVKAIEEHRDRLLKQLEDIRVQKENSLQLQKAQLEQLLADMRTGVEFTEHLLTSGSDLEILITKGVVVERLTKLNKVEYSAHPGVNDKIRFSPQQRAGRCRGYEVYGTINTKEVDPAKCVLQGEDLHRAREKQTASFTLLCKDAAGESMGRGGDSVHVAVVPKDKKDSPVRTLVQDNKDGTYYVSYTPKEPGVYTVLVCVKEQHVQGSPFTVTVRKRHRSHTGVFHCCTFCSSGGQKTARCACGGTMPGGYLGCGHGHKGHPGRPHWSCCGKFAEKSECTWTGGESAPRSLLRTVAL from the exons ATGTCAGAAAACAGGAAGCCGCTGCTGGGCTTCGTGGGCAAACTCCCCAGTGGGACTGCACTTGGGAACTCAGGCAAGACTCACTGCCCTTTGTGCATGGGGCTTTTCAAAGCCCCCAGGCTCTTGCCTTGTTTGCACACAGTTTGCACCACGTGTCTGGAGCAGCTGGAACCCTACTCGGTAGTGGACATCCGAGGGGGCGACTCTGACACAAGCTCTGAGGGGTCAATATTCCAGGAactcaagccacccagtctgcagCCCCAGATCGGCATCCTCTGTCCGGTATGTGACACTCAGGTGGACCTGCCCATGGGTGGAGTGAAGGCTTTAACAATAGACCACCTGGCCATGAATGACGTGATGCTGGAGAGTCTTCGTGGGGAAGGCCAGGGCCTGGTGTGTGACCTGTGCAGCGACAGGGAAGTGGAGAAGAGATGTCAGACCTGCAGAGCCAACCTCTGCCACTTCTGCTGCCAGGCTCATAG GCGGCAGAAGAAAACAACTTACCACACGGTGGTGGACCTAAAAGACTTGAAAGGCTACAGCAGGATCGGGAAGCCCATTCTGTGTCCCGTGCACCCTGCAGAGGAGCTGAGACTGTTCTGTGAGCTCTGTGACCGGCCCGTGTGCCGGGACTGCGTGGTGGGCGAGCACCGGGAGCACCCCTACGACTTCGCCAGCAATGTTATCCACAAGCACGGGGACTCCGTGCGGGAGCTTCTCAGAGGCACCCAGCCCCATGTGGAAGCCCTGGAGGAAGCCCTGGCACAGATCACAGAGATGAACAGTGCCCTCCAGAAGCGAGTGGAGGCTGTGGCAGCTGACGTGCGAACGTTCTCCGAGGGTTACGTCAAGGCCATTGAGGAGCACCGGGACAGGCTGCTGAAGCAGCTGGAAGACATCCGGGTCCAGAAGGAAAACTCCCTGCAGCTGCAGAAGGCACAGCTCGAGCAGCTGCTGGCGGACATGCGGACGGGCGTGGAgttcactgagcacctgctgacCAGTGGCTCGGACTTGGAGATCCTCATCACCAAGGGGGTGGTAGTGGAACGGCTCACGAAGCTGAACAAAGTCGAATATAGTGCCCATCCTGGAGTAAACGATAAGATACGCTTCTCTCCTCAGCAGAGGGCAGGCCGGTGCCGTGGCTATGAAGTTTATGGGACCATCAATACGAAAGAGGTCGATCCAGCTAAATGTGTCCTTCAAGGAGAAG ATCTCCACAGAGCCCGGGAGAAACAGACAGCCTCTTTCACCCTGCTTTGTAAGGATGCAGCaggagagagcatgggcaggggaggagacagCGTGCACGTTGCTGTAGTCCCCAAAGATAAGAAAGACAG TCCGGTCAGAACGCTGGTACAAGATAACAAGGACGGGACGTACTATGTCTCCTATACTCCCAAGGAGCCTGGCGTCTATACCGTGTTGGTCTGCGTCAAAGAGCAGCATGTGCAG GGCTCACCATTCACTGTGACTGTGAGGAAAAGGCATCGCTCACACACGGGCGTGTTTCACTGCTGCACGTTCTGCTCCAGCGGAGGCCAGAAAACTGCTCGCTGTGCCTGTGGAGGCACCATGCCAG GTGGGTACCTGGGCTGTGGCCACGGACACAAAGGTCACCCAGGCCGCCCGCACTGGTCATGCTGCGGGAAGTTTGCTGAGAAGTCGGAATGCACATGGACAGGTGGGGAGAGTGCACCAAGGAGTCTACTCAGGACCGTAGCCCTCTGA
- the TRIM45 gene encoding tripartite motif-containing protein 45 isoform X2, with amino-acid sequence MSENRKPLLGFVGKLPSGTALGNSGKTHCPLCMGLFKAPRLLPCLHTVCTTCLEQLEPYSVVDIRGGDSDTSSEGSIFQELKPPSLQPQIGILCPVCDTQVDLPMGGVKALTIDHLAMNDVMLESLRGEGQGLVCDLCSDREVEKRCQTCRANLCHFCCQAHRRQKKTTYHTVVDLKDLKGYSRIGKPILCPVHPAEELRLFCELCDRPVCRDCVVGEHREHPYDFASNVIHKHGDSVRELLRGTQPHVEALEEALAQITEMNSALQKRVEAVAADVRTFSEGYVKAIEEHRDRLLKQLEDIRVQKENSLQLQKAQLEQLLADMRTGVEFTEHLLTSGSDLEILITKGVVVERLTKLNKVEYSAHPGVNDKIRFSPQQRAGRCRGYEVYGTINTKEVDPAKCVLQGEDLHRAREKQTASFTLLCKDAAGESMGRGGDSVHVAVVPKDKKDSPVRTLVQDNKDGTYYVSYTPKEPGVYTVLVCVKEQHVQVLFSALGPNTEGLTIHCDCEEKASLTHGRVSLLHVLLQRRPENCSLCLWRHHARWVPGLWPRTQRSPRPPALVMLREVC; translated from the exons ATGTCAGAAAACAGGAAGCCGCTGCTGGGCTTCGTGGGCAAACTCCCCAGTGGGACTGCACTTGGGAACTCAGGCAAGACTCACTGCCCTTTGTGCATGGGGCTTTTCAAAGCCCCCAGGCTCTTGCCTTGTTTGCACACAGTTTGCACCACGTGTCTGGAGCAGCTGGAACCCTACTCGGTAGTGGACATCCGAGGGGGCGACTCTGACACAAGCTCTGAGGGGTCAATATTCCAGGAactcaagccacccagtctgcagCCCCAGATCGGCATCCTCTGTCCGGTATGTGACACTCAGGTGGACCTGCCCATGGGTGGAGTGAAGGCTTTAACAATAGACCACCTGGCCATGAATGACGTGATGCTGGAGAGTCTTCGTGGGGAAGGCCAGGGCCTGGTGTGTGACCTGTGCAGCGACAGGGAAGTGGAGAAGAGATGTCAGACCTGCAGAGCCAACCTCTGCCACTTCTGCTGCCAGGCTCATAG GCGGCAGAAGAAAACAACTTACCACACGGTGGTGGACCTAAAAGACTTGAAAGGCTACAGCAGGATCGGGAAGCCCATTCTGTGTCCCGTGCACCCTGCAGAGGAGCTGAGACTGTTCTGTGAGCTCTGTGACCGGCCCGTGTGCCGGGACTGCGTGGTGGGCGAGCACCGGGAGCACCCCTACGACTTCGCCAGCAATGTTATCCACAAGCACGGGGACTCCGTGCGGGAGCTTCTCAGAGGCACCCAGCCCCATGTGGAAGCCCTGGAGGAAGCCCTGGCACAGATCACAGAGATGAACAGTGCCCTCCAGAAGCGAGTGGAGGCTGTGGCAGCTGACGTGCGAACGTTCTCCGAGGGTTACGTCAAGGCCATTGAGGAGCACCGGGACAGGCTGCTGAAGCAGCTGGAAGACATCCGGGTCCAGAAGGAAAACTCCCTGCAGCTGCAGAAGGCACAGCTCGAGCAGCTGCTGGCGGACATGCGGACGGGCGTGGAgttcactgagcacctgctgacCAGTGGCTCGGACTTGGAGATCCTCATCACCAAGGGGGTGGTAGTGGAACGGCTCACGAAGCTGAACAAAGTCGAATATAGTGCCCATCCTGGAGTAAACGATAAGATACGCTTCTCTCCTCAGCAGAGGGCAGGCCGGTGCCGTGGCTATGAAGTTTATGGGACCATCAATACGAAAGAGGTCGATCCAGCTAAATGTGTCCTTCAAGGAGAAG ATCTCCACAGAGCCCGGGAGAAACAGACAGCCTCTTTCACCCTGCTTTGTAAGGATGCAGCaggagagagcatgggcaggggaggagacagCGTGCACGTTGCTGTAGTCCCCAAAGATAAGAAAGACAG TCCGGTCAGAACGCTGGTACAAGATAACAAGGACGGGACGTACTATGTCTCCTATACTCCCAAGGAGCCTGGCGTCTATACCGTGTTGGTCTGCGTCAAAGAGCAGCATGTGCAG GTGCTGTTCTCTGCTCTTGGTCCAAACACTGAAGGGCTCACCATTCACTGTGACTGTGAGGAAAAGGCATCGCTCACACACGGGCGTGTTTCACTGCTGCACGTTCTGCTCCAGCGGAGGCCAGAAAACTGCTCGCTGTGCCTGTGGAGGCACCATGCCAG GTGGGTACCTGGGCTGTGGCCACGGACACAAAGGTCACCCAGGCCGCCCGCACTGGTCATGCTGCGGGAAGTTTGCTGA